DNA from Neovison vison isolate M4711 chromosome 12, ASM_NN_V1, whole genome shotgun sequence:
acaaacaaaaactgagccaCAAGGACTTTCAGATACTGATGGTATTGGATAGGATATTTGAAACAAAAGTGTTTAGTGTGTtcaagtaaagagaaaaaaagtataaagaatttCAGCAACATGGAAGCGATTCAAGAGTCAAATGAAAACTCTGGAACTGATATACATAATAATTGAAATTAAGAATAGTTTAattgaggattaagtgagacaaAGATGAAATCTGAGAAATAAAAGTGTTTACAAAGGAAGGagtaggggtacttgggtggctcagtcgggtaaggaTCTGcgttaggctcagatcatgatcgcagggtcctgggatggagccctgcatcagactccctgctcaatgggagtcttgttctctctgtctctggccctccccacagctcattctctctctctctctctctctcaaataaataaataaaaatcttaaaaaaaaaaaaaaagaaggaatagccATTGGCTTCAAATACTTCTAAGGAAGGAAAGCTAAGGAACTGTTATTGCTTCTGCATTCATGTTGTTATCCCCTAGCAAATGTTGTGCCAGGTAAACTACTCACTTACTGGTAAGTTCCACTAATATATAAGAAATAGtcaatggaggggcgcctgggtggctcagtgggttaagctgctgccttctgctcaggtcatgatctcagggtcctgggatcaggccccgcatcgggctttctgctcagcaggaagcctgcttccccctctctctctgactgcctttctgcttgcttgtgatctctctgtcaaataaataaaatctttaaaaaaaaaatgaaatagtcaaTGGATATAGTGAAAATACAATCCTTTTTGCTAGAtcctttttgctgttttgttaaaTGGAAAAGAATTCAGATTGGACTGGGTTGACGAGACCCTAGCAGAAGTAGCTATTTTGCATATTATACATAAGAGCTCATGTAATGAATTTTGCTGCTTGTTGGCTAAACTAAGTTGgtgtgtagtgttcaatgattcattagttacatgtaacacccagcgctcatcaccaCACGTGTTGTTCTTAAAACCCATCatctggttaccccatcccctcaccccctcccttctgtaaccttcagtttatttcccagagtccagagtctctcacggttggtctccctctctaatttcatcctattcagttttccctccctttgtcGCTGCCGGCgcagaggatggtgaaaagaaattaagagacaaagagatggggacaggaggagcaccaaggaggatgtccaatagtgccaattttattcaaggctgtgaggcattatatagctaacagaaacaatcataagaaaagtatctatttttagctGATTACTAAAGCATTTGCAACATGCACAGAAAATCCTTCAAGCTTTCCCATTATCTATTTCCCAAGCACCAACAGCAGACCTTCTAGCACCAGACGTACTGACTTCAAGGCCACTCAAGACATAGTTTGTGTAAGCACAGCACAGTCTTACAGTGGTGTAGTCTATAGCCCGTGCAAGGACAGCAAGGACCAGCCAAGAACTTCTGACTCCGGCCAAATTTGAATTCTGACTAGCaaacgtgtgggaagtcacgcCGGCGAGCACGCAACAcagagcacagaccctttctcagcgCTACTCGACTTGATCGACCTAAGCCTTTTGTTCGGCTATTCAGCCTTTAACAGAGGCACGAGTCAGGGCCTGGTTGGGTTCTCGTCTCAAGCCTTACCGTGGCCTCCCACATCCCTTCCCTTGTGGTCCTCCACacttatttcttatgttccacatatgagtgaaaccatatggtaattatctttctctgcttgactagtttcactcagcataagcccCTCCCGTTCCAGTCATGTTGATGCCAAtggtgagtattcatcctttctgatggctgagaaatattctagtgtatatatggaccacatcttctttatccattcatgtgttgaaggtcatcttggctccttctacagtttggctattgtgagcattgctgctatgaacattggggtgcatgagcctcttcttttcactacatctgtatctttgagtaTCTATATTCCTTTGAGCCTATCCACATCGTATAAATTGTccctttattttatccttttcaaACTCCCCTTTTAATGTAtatacttgtttttttctcttgattctgACTGTGGGTCTCTTTTTTGAACTTGAGTATGCCACCGTCCCTGCAGTCTTTCAACTCTTCAATTATGTGACTGAATATATAAGATTTACTAATAAGAATTAGGAAGGAACTTACTCAAAAACAATGATTCCCAAGCACCCGTCTTCACTTTGTACCCTTGATCAGTAAATGCATGTATCCTGGCCTCCTGAGAATGCTGAGTGGACTTTGTAAGATCCTGATTTGCATGACCCTTTTGGTAGACTTGAGCTGGGAGCTGGCTCAAAAAGAATGAGGCAGTctaaagagagacagcaagactTATTTCAGCTTTCCTGGACTACAGAGCAATTTCTAGGGCCTTTGGTATACCCACCTTGGCCATCAGTGTGCACACTTCCTGGTGTGGTTTCTGGGCTCCAGATCCCTTACTGTATTTCTTGCTGCTAAAGAAACTAGATGTTCCCTAACTCCTTTTAGGTTAACTTACCCCTAACTAACAGAGTTACAGAGTGGGCCTtatcctctgcctctctctaggAGTGCTTTGCGGACATACAGTCTCCCAGCAAAGGCAAATCCTCTCTGTCAGGACCTTTGCCATGACACATTCAGAACATCTCTGCCAGACCGCTATTGTGGAAAAGCCAGTGTGTGGGGACGGTGTCCGTCtcgtctttctctgcttgaaggTGATTCTCCAACAAATTCTATGTTATATCTGCACATGTGTTGCTAGGGATCTGTGTCCCCTTGCCTGGCACTAATCAAAACGATTTTTAAAACTTCCCCTCATTGTGAGTtttagagaaatgagaaaaaaggaagagaggtaaGAGGAAGAAAGACTTTCAGTCTTGCAGCTATGGCTGTACTTAATCTGAGGCCTCTGATAGGCTGCAGCTCCTCTGTATACAGACAGGATTGGGACACTGAAAAGAGAAGTTAAAGCTTACACATTTAAGCTTTGGTTTgtaaacagatacataaaattaCAATTCCTGTTTAAAGTCAACTCTGTTAGTTCaccttcatcttatttttttaatagtttattaggCTTTTTTTTCATAGCCATCAATGTCTGAAGAAATTACTTATGCAGATCTAAAATTTCAGGACTCcagtgaaaaggaaaatatctatGAGTTTGACGGAGTTGGGATAAAAGGTAAGATTTTGAACTTTGGCTATGTTGCAGGTTGAGCCTCccatttttaccaaaaaaaaaaaaaaaaattaaaggtgttGGTGGTGCATTAACACTTTATCTTTTACAATGTTTCTGTTTTAATATCATAGAAAAGATAATTAGGTTGGGATTATAGTTTGATTTTACTGGATTATGTAACATTTTCCCCCCATAAAACAAGGAGTACATGTTGTCCAGGAAAATCATGattttgtaagttctttttttataagaaaatgctaGCCACTCCCAGCTAATGTATCTAATAGTAAAACGGGATATCTTTCCTGCTATGTGAAAAATACTATCCTTCCTGCCTTATGAGGTAGAAATGGGCATCTTCATTTTGCAGGAGAGCAACAGTGACTTCAGTGAGTAAATACTGTGCTTGAGTGTTAAATACATGAGTGTGGATTGGAAAAAAACTCTCTATTGACCTGCCAGAATTATGGAGGAGAGGGCTTGGAGTCCATTGGATGTGTACAGGACATTTAAATAGATCATTTGACCTTCTGAAGTCTCTGAGGTCTCACCTAGAAAGGGGAGATAAGAAGGCCCATTTTATTATGAGATTACAGTCATAATTCAGTGTATGCTGCCCGTGCCATTTTGGAAAAGACCAAcatatttaatgattattttgtgaggcttaaattaaaaatagatgaagATGAGAAATATaccaataatttttttcaattggTCAGGATTTCAGTAATCATTTTTTGTTTATACATTTAGTCTAGTAGGTAggtctttaatatttaaaattgatcATATTTTCAGTTCTGTGTatccacaaataaaaataaaaggatatcaAAAAGAATGACAGTAATAAATAAGTTTGAGaatatttttcagaaacagaTATTAGAAGGAATTAAACTTCTTTTAAGCTGTTCAATTTGACCAATTTGACCATTACTATCAAACAAATCAAATTTTATTCAGAGAAGgattctaagcaaagagaaagataCTAACCTCTATAGGCACATATAACTAAGTGGAAGAATATGAACTTAAAACTAAATAGcaggaattttattttcatattaaactATCACTAGAGATAAAGAGTGAGATAATATTCAGTCCTATAAATGGAAATTTTGTGAATGAAAATTTTACTGTATTCTTAGACATattattcatttgtaaacaaattcataaaatcatgTTATATCACTTCTCTTTAGCTTACTGTTAGGTCTATTCACTGTTTCAATGATTCAAAAATAATAGCTTAGAGAATATGGTTGAATGGCGATACAgctctttttaataaatctttaatttatttagtttccTTAGGTATGAgatatattttgaatgaaatttaCTCATCTTAAATATGGTGTTTAAGAAGTGACTGCTTTGGTTGAACTTTCGAGGAGAACTTAATAGTCTGatactttattttataatgattCTTGCAGTCATATGATGGCATTAATGTTTCTCattatttagaaaaggaaaaaaataatgtttattggaGGCTGCAAAATActtagatacatacacacaccataaTTCCCATACGATGAGCCTACatataggaaagaaagaataagagagagtaagggagagggagagagtgagagagcaggagggaggaaggaaggaagaagaaaagtaaagaaagaaagaaatgacgtgtgtgtgtgtatgtgtatgtgaaacagagagagagacaaagagaactttaaaaaaatgtcatttagtATTCTACCAAGTCAAGAATATATTACttccaaatttctctttttccttcctttctttctttctctttctttctttctttctttctttctttctttctttcttgaggtTAAGTTAAATGAAAAGACACCTAGGGgactaaaggaagaaaagaggtaaAGAAATATTGGAAGCTATAACATTCGAAACCACACTGTATCtgaaagttttgtatttttaaaaaatttttcctctaaaatttgcTTTCCCCAATCATCCTCAtctcattaaatataaaaatatatacatatttaatacaatCACCAGGAGTTTGCTATATGCCAGCACTGTTCTAATTGTACTACCAATATTAATTCACTTACTCTCTGATATTTTAcggctttcttttttaaccaatgcaaaaactaagacacagagaagtcaagtgacttgtccaaagtctCACGTGATAAGCAGATCCAGCATTCAAGCCCAGGCATACTAGCCCTAGGCATGGcatgccttcttcttcttcttttttttttttaatcactatgcTATACTGCCTAcaagtgtatatatttaaatcCTCCACATTTATCAAGTAAAAGATCtctcttaaatatttcataaatttgtACTATAGATTCTAACTTCTTTGTATTCTCTAGTCCTAGTAAAACGAACTGATTTCTCTCTTGCATGGCATACTACAATAGTTTTCTTGCTATTCTTCCTACTTCCAACATTGTGGCCCTACAATTAATGCATTGTCCATATGCAGTAATAGTGATCTttccaaaacaaaccaaaaaaaaaaaaaaaaaaacaaaacagctcaaTTATTTTCCTGTCTTCATTAAACCCAGTGGTTTCTCAAAGAACTCCAATCCCCTCACTCTGGCTTAATAAAGCCTATCAATAATCTGTCTCCTGCCTTCTTTTTGACCTCCTCAAACATCATTTCTCACCTTGGCCACAGTTCTTagccactgaatttttttttctgtttttcaaacagATAAAGATCTTTCCCAAATGAAGTCCTTTGAACTAGACAATCTTGCTGCTTATAATGTTCTTCCCACTAGTTTTGCAGGCTCATTTGCATTGGCTATAAGATCAGAACTACTTGTTCACTATACTATAACTGTTTTGAATCTGTGCGCACCATAGCACAATTTAAgatctctatcatctatctactcATAGATAGATACTATTTATCTCTTTCTATCATctattcattttttctctcaCAATTAAAATGTACTTTCTATGAGAGCAGGAACTTGTATATCTTGCTCACTTGCGTATTGTATTGTGAGCACCCAAAATAATGCTTAGGATATAGAAGGTACTAAACAGATAACTTTTGTCAaattgaatacataaataaatgagaacataATTATTAGGAAGATAGAAGTTGAAGTCATACCTCTAACCTTAGATAAGATCTTGACTATATAGTTCTTTCACTATTAGCCATTGTTCAAAGTCTAAAAAgttgttttagattttactttCAATTCTCTACATATTTCACAATATTATATCACCAGCTAAGAGATATAGGACACAGATCAGAAGTATAattggttggggcgcctgggtggctcagtgggttaagccgctgcctttggctcaggtcatgatcttggggtcctgggatcgagttccgcatcgggttccctacttggcagggagcctgcttcctcctctctctctctctctgcctgcctctctgcctacttgtgatctctctctgtcaaataaatgaataaaatcttaaaaaaaaaaaaaaaagaagtataattgGTTATCACATTTTTCCTGAATTATGTTCTTTTAAATAGCTAGTATCCATATATACAGATGATGATAATTTAAATCAGGTACTGATTTAATAAtgattaaatttataatataaagtttataattctttttttttaaatagggaaatTATCTGTTTTGGGGATTTAgtgtttagcaaaaaaaaaaaaaaaaaaagtctaacagAAATGTGTTgctaaaaatatgaagaaatccTGATGAGGAAATGATACTGATCTGGCCTATGTCTCTGGCTGCTGGGATGACACATGAAAACATTACAAAAGGCACCCAATCATTTATATTCCACAACCAAACTCTCAGGATTTGTGGGGAAGGACATaagtaatgaaattattttctttggcaCTCACAATTGTCCACTGAAGGAAGGGATACTTTGATTGACCTCTTTATTAGCTGTCAGCTACTCATTTCCCCAATTTGTACAGAAAAGATATGTCATATCTGGATTGATAGGTTTTCTCAATTCTTTTCAAAGCCCATTTTTGCCTCTTTGTGTCTTGACTCAGCCTACCAGTTAACAACCTCTCCTGTGAGAACCAGTTTGCATGTAAAACAGCTAACAAAGtgttttttacttattctttaaaaagacattttttaaatgtccttgaGTTTCTAGCAAAACACATTCCTTTACCAGAGACACgttaggaaagaaataaaggctgaatgaatgaatgaatgaatgaaattaagaTGTATACCACTTCCAGGCCTGCCTGCTTATTTTGCTTTCCACAGCACCACCTGCTCCTTCCCATGGATGGCGTCGGAGAACCTTGGCTCTGACTCTTCTATGTCTTCTGCTGCTGGTTGGACTAGGAGTCTTAGGAAGCATATGTATGTATTACCCATGTTTGGACTGAAAGGGAAAACACCTAGAATTACATGAATTTTAcaagaaagtttatttttgaatTGAAGCCTTGGAATGATTATTGGTTATATAACCCAAAAGGTATTGATAACTGGATACTTAAACACGATAAtttgttttcctcccttctgTGAAGGGATTGCTTCCCAAGACCTTTAATGTTTGAAATACTAGTTCAGCAGAAAAGAGATAATGGTTGGGTtgaggaattaaaattttttactttttttttttgtttggagttTACACAACTTTGAAGATAGAAACAGGAAAATtgaataaaatgcaaaatttcaaagaagaacTTCAGAAAAATGTTTCTCTACAACTGATACATAACAAGAATAGTTCCAAAATGATCAGGGACCTGTCGATCACACTGCAGGAAATAGCCACCAAATTATGTCATGAGCTGTATAAAAGAGAACCAGGTAATCTTATATTCCTCTTCAAGCTATTTATTAGACAATGAACAAAACCTGGGAGTTACTTGAGAATCATTCATCAATAGCTGGCAGCCTTCCCCCAGGATGCCATTATTTGGAGAAAGGAATTAAATGTAGTTGACAGAGGACTCACTGATATTTCTGTGCAGTGATAAGTTTCTCTAATCTGACATCTATTACTGTTATTTTGGGCACTGAGGTTAATAGAAGttagggaggaggggagagggcaccTCTTTATACCCTTTTTTAAGGATAAGAAGAGGAGATGGGTCTCATCTTTATAGGTGATCTTAACATTTCAGTCAATGTTTGAGGAGAGTCCATAGAAAAGAAATAGTTAAGCCTTGCCTATGGAATGAGGAATAATTGGCTTTTGAATTATCTCTAACAGTTTCTATAGCTATTAtaactaaaatatattctttgtgCTCTTGAGAACTCTCTCAAATATTCAACATCAGGCAGCCAGAAACACTGTAGTTGGAGAAGGCAAGGTTGATGTAGGTTTGGGGGGATAGATTCTTACCAAACGATGTTTTTGTGATTAGCCTTTATTGCCATGTAGTagtacaaaaaatttaaaaaatagagaaaaataagttaattaatcaTTATTCAGGACTCCTGAGGTAAGTAAACACACTGCAATACACCAGATGTTTAATTCAGAATGTGTTGTTCAGATTATGTTTTGGACATACTGTGGTGGTATCTAGGGACCAAGAATACAGGATGCATTTTCTTCACCTTTCAtgtaagaagaagaaagagaagtaaatttGGTTAACTTATTATAGAGGACATTGGGAATAATAAGAATAATGAGGATTATCAACACACACCAAATGAGActatgtttttcttccagagcACAAATGTAAACCTTGTCCAAAGGCATGGATGTGGCATGAGGACAGCTGTTACACACTAAGTGACCGTTCCGAAACATGGCAAGAGAGTGTCAGGTTCTGTTCTGCTCAAAATGCAAGTCTGCTGACGATTAAGAGCAAAAGTGTGTTGGTAAGTTCCCATGGATCTTCTGCCTATGAAGAAGGAAGTCATTTTTCCCATCATAGAATAGAGAGGAATGAGGCATGTTAGGGAAGATTTGTACTAATCCAGACACAGGCTTGTTTAAGTTAGGGTATGAGGTGACTGAGGCTTAGTACATTTACCATACCGTGTAGATTAGCCAAGGAGTCATGTAAAATGttagcttaggggcacctgggtggctcagagggttaaagcctctgcctttggctcaggtcatgatcccagagtcctgggatcaaacccatgtcgggggtctctgctctgcagggagcctgcttcccttcctctctctctgcctgcctctctacctacttgtgatctctgcctgtcaaataaataaatagaatctttaaaataaaataaaataaaatagaatgttagCTTAGGTACTTAACGTCAGTGGAATCTCAGCGGCTGGGCAGGTATGTAGACATGGGGTAACCAGAATCTTTAGGTCTGAGAGCATTTCCAGACTGGAACTTTAGGATCAACTCTCAGAACACAATTTCTGAGACTTTATCTAAAAGCGGGAGATCTGGAAATCATTCCTGAAGGTTACCAATTCTATAAAATCTAGATAGGAGAAGATTCTTTGTTtctatcattttgtctttttttaactaACAGAAAAAGCCAACATACACTAGAATAAAAACATAGGTtggataaaatatgtataaaaaagtAGAATTAAGATGGGATGTCAAAGGCAGACATATTATACTGACTCCCTGGGTCCAGGAAAATGAGTTCTctggaagatttatttatgtttatatgtatttatttattttctttttttataatatttaagtaGTATc
Protein-coding regions in this window:
- the CLEC12A gene encoding C-type lectin domain family 12 member A, producing MSEEITYADLKFQDSSEKENIYEFDGVGIKAPPAPSHGWRRRTLALTLLCLLLLVGLGVLGSIFYTTLKIETGKLNKMQNFKEELQKNVSLQLIHNKNSSKMIRDLSITLQEIATKLCHELYKREPEHKCKPCPKAWMWHEDSCYTLSDRSETWQESVRFCSAQNASLLTIKSKSVLEFIKSMKLRKYWLGLSNKEYQNYQNLDETIISSNWLTQRRNDVNDRMFCGYIDTHYVSYVDCTSPMKFICEKLANPVEVKSTLLSEIPDGKYS